In a single window of the Pandoraea pulmonicola genome:
- a CDS encoding putative bifunctional diguanylate cyclase/phosphodiesterase: MAGELGNERDDHGRNSNDFADELVELSGPRRRWRVTARLDELFRSISLYAVPAAIMLFSGIVLLFQESQYAVRGATPLTFQAQNDLPTTFGPSLVLNSLERAPTVSQFTTHLSEAPVWFRVNVLPVGGDQHTVIEFPSRHAQTLACWREPEALAIGRADRGAVSGAVRVSKAGFAIDLGHLTAPVALLCEGTFSGPAHLTLVAWPADQLRVSEREFHRSNGLLEGGLLTLSAFVLVTAIINKEWLYVLFAAWLIGNLRLAANSLGADTQWLERTIPTDWDALVRKATFAIYYVLTYSLFTQLFKRELRRIGLRWMVMVLQWAGVVLCCAAVALPYAHFIPVLWSVAALGIAIVLILLARILVITHSRVAVWYSASLAIVLFATFSEVIAAAFNARALSSALNSVTAALFSSLMAALAIAEQMRAEHQGKLEAQAELRNAYDVTPVGLFTLNDQGVFVRGNAALHTMLGIHNIEGRTFRWDQFFGQSTWRMLLDVAQHSDESELEILSLPRDDGRTSRYLVKAIFADGRIEGSLQDITERARTMEQLRYLAENDPLTGVSNRRGIEKSLGEAIRTLSDARPAALAYLDLDRFKLVNDLFGHAAGDEVLRQACDRMRARLSADQSVGRTGGDEFIVVFRDATIKEAAAVARRLVDAIAGEPYQIGERAFQVRASAGVIELTTDMRVPDAISSADRACREAKKSRRELVVYERGAAAFRERLAELRLIDALDAGLTPNTLFLEMQPIMEMASPGESLNFEVLLRMRDSDGNIVPASRIISAAEENGSIGMIDKWVLTNTLAWIDSHRDRLAKTQFVCVNLSGASLNDEHFVRDIFATLAAHERSVGLLCIEITETVALHDLDNTRRFVDRIHQLGGRIALDDFGAGFSSFSYLKDLAVDAIKIDGAFVKSMAAHPANLAIVEAIVALAKNLGIRSVAEWVEDAATLEALSELGVDYVQGFLIARPQTPEAILAADSAASFVRDPELASLLVQLGQAFYPHSGSRQALH; the protein is encoded by the coding sequence ATGGCGGGGGAACTCGGCAACGAGCGTGATGATCACGGCCGCAATTCGAACGATTTTGCCGACGAGTTGGTTGAACTCTCCGGCCCGCGCCGGCGTTGGCGCGTCACCGCGAGGCTCGACGAACTCTTTCGCAGCATTTCCCTGTATGCGGTGCCCGCCGCCATCATGTTGTTCTCGGGCATCGTGCTGCTGTTCCAGGAGAGTCAATACGCCGTGCGCGGCGCGACCCCGCTGACCTTTCAGGCACAGAACGACCTGCCCACGACGTTCGGGCCGTCGCTGGTGCTGAACTCTCTCGAACGAGCGCCCACCGTCTCGCAGTTCACTACGCATCTCTCCGAAGCTCCCGTGTGGTTCCGGGTGAATGTGCTTCCCGTGGGAGGCGATCAGCACACCGTCATCGAGTTTCCCTCGCGCCATGCGCAAACGCTGGCCTGCTGGCGCGAGCCCGAGGCGTTGGCCATCGGACGTGCCGATCGCGGCGCGGTGAGCGGGGCGGTGCGCGTTTCCAAGGCGGGCTTCGCGATCGACCTCGGGCATCTCACGGCGCCCGTTGCACTGCTCTGCGAGGGCACGTTCTCGGGGCCGGCGCATCTGACGTTGGTGGCCTGGCCTGCCGACCAACTGCGCGTCTCCGAAAGGGAATTCCACCGCAGCAACGGCTTGCTCGAAGGCGGGTTGCTGACCCTGTCGGCGTTCGTGCTGGTGACGGCCATCATCAATAAGGAGTGGCTGTACGTGCTCTTTGCCGCGTGGCTCATCGGCAATCTGCGTCTCGCGGCCAATTCGCTCGGGGCGGACACGCAATGGCTCGAGCGCACGATTCCGACCGACTGGGACGCGCTCGTGCGCAAGGCAACCTTCGCCATCTATTACGTGCTGACGTATTCTCTGTTCACGCAACTGTTCAAGCGCGAGTTGCGCCGCATCGGGTTGCGCTGGATGGTGATGGTGCTGCAGTGGGCCGGCGTGGTGCTGTGCTGCGCGGCAGTCGCGTTGCCGTATGCGCATTTCATCCCCGTGCTGTGGAGCGTGGCCGCGCTGGGCATCGCGATCGTACTGATCTTGCTGGCGCGCATTCTCGTGATTACCCATTCGCGCGTGGCGGTCTGGTATAGCGCGTCGCTGGCCATCGTACTGTTCGCCACGTTCTCCGAAGTCATCGCCGCCGCGTTCAACGCGCGGGCGTTGTCGTCGGCGCTCAACAGCGTGACGGCGGCATTGTTCTCCAGCCTCATGGCGGCGCTGGCCATTGCCGAGCAAATGCGCGCGGAGCACCAGGGCAAGCTCGAAGCGCAGGCCGAATTGCGCAACGCCTACGACGTGACGCCGGTCGGGCTCTTCACGCTTAACGATCAGGGCGTGTTCGTGCGCGGCAACGCGGCGCTGCACACCATGCTGGGCATCCACAATATCGAAGGCCGGACTTTCCGCTGGGACCAGTTCTTCGGCCAGAGCACCTGGCGCATGCTGCTCGACGTGGCGCAGCACAGCGACGAATCGGAGCTCGAAATCCTCTCGCTGCCGCGCGACGACGGGCGTACGAGCCGCTACCTCGTCAAGGCGATTTTCGCGGACGGACGCATCGAAGGCTCGCTGCAGGACATCACCGAGCGTGCGCGCACGATGGAGCAGTTGCGCTACCTCGCCGAGAACGACCCGCTCACCGGCGTATCGAACCGGCGCGGTATCGAGAAATCGCTCGGCGAGGCGATTCGCACACTCTCCGATGCGCGGCCCGCGGCGCTCGCGTATCTCGATCTCGATCGCTTCAAGCTGGTCAACGACCTGTTCGGGCATGCGGCTGGCGACGAGGTGCTGCGCCAGGCATGCGATCGCATGCGGGCGCGGCTCTCGGCCGATCAGAGCGTGGGCCGCACGGGGGGCGACGAGTTCATCGTCGTTTTCCGCGATGCCACGATCAAGGAAGCGGCGGCCGTGGCACGGCGCCTGGTCGACGCCATCGCCGGCGAGCCGTATCAGATTGGCGAGCGGGCGTTTCAGGTGCGTGCTTCGGCCGGCGTGATCGAGCTCACGACCGACATGCGCGTGCCCGACGCGATTTCGTCGGCCGATCGTGCTTGCCGTGAGGCGAAGAAGAGTCGGCGCGAACTGGTCGTCTATGAGCGCGGGGCAGCGGCATTCCGCGAACGGCTCGCCGAACTGCGCCTGATCGACGCGCTCGACGCGGGCCTCACGCCCAACACGCTTTTCCTCGAGATGCAGCCGATCATGGAGATGGCCTCGCCGGGCGAGTCGCTCAACTTCGAAGTGCTGCTGCGCATGCGCGACTCGGACGGCAACATCGTGCCGGCCTCGCGCATCATCAGTGCGGCCGAGGAGAACGGCAGCATCGGCATGATCGACAAATGGGTGCTGACAAACACGCTCGCGTGGATCGACTCGCACCGTGATCGTCTCGCGAAGACGCAGTTCGTATGCGTGAATCTGTCGGGGGCGTCGCTCAACGACGAGCATTTCGTGCGCGACATCTTCGCCACGCTGGCCGCGCATGAGCGCTCGGTGGGACTGCTGTGCATCGAGATCACCGAAACGGTGGCGCTGCACGATCTGGACAACACGCGGCGCTTTGTCGATCGTATTCACCAACTCGGTGGCCGGATCGCGCTCGACGACTTCGGCGCGGGCTTCAGCTCGTTCTCTTATCTCAAGGATCTGGCGGTCGACGCCATCAAGATCGACGGTGCCTTCGTCAAGAGCATGGCGGCGCATCCGGCCAACCTGGCCATCGTCGAAGCGATCGTCGCGCTGGCGAAGAATCTGGGCATTCGCAGCGTCGCCGAGTGGGTCGAAGATGCTGCCACGCTCGAAGCGCTCTCCGAGCTGGGCGTGGATTATGTCCAGGGCTTCCTGATCGCCAGGCCGCAGACGCCCGAGGCGATCCTCGCCGCCGATTCCGCCGCCAGTTTCGTACGCGATCCCGAACTGGCGTCGCTGCTCGTGCAGCTCGGCCAGGCGTTCTATCCGCATTCGGGCAGCCGTCAGGCATTGCACTGA
- a CDS encoding DNA translocase FtsK, which produces MGFGWFGLSTFWLLALCWPGVRGLLGGEIRLFGPGTLRMLLGVPLTMVSSATLAALTGGDGNTAGGSVGQSLSHGLHVALGGTLAMGVAGFVLLFSLPLVFGTTWWGMFARAKPVDDDDDESPYESRLAAGGRQPVRGLSQMSFDAMHERTAERGERGERFTPTLGQGHHNVGHLAEEPVPRRRGLAAQPRWKLTDEERARLDAMQPPPLATRGAPRAEPTFKHGATARTTGKGASAGRSGAVAVGVAGAASTHAAAGTLKPASGAPLDAASAASADPLHATSIPGAAGYRRPVGMAPAHLRGTIVRSPFRKPQLGLEDVPPRGTAPVPAGSSPAVEAALTSNTAANRPEASPVRTSAPIRGAASWSAMDAASPLTSDATEFSPLDLSTKATPEEAPIVAPSEPSPEMLAAQEAERAAELARVQALAALREEAEALLRDLRVWSSGAAEEAELAAEAPAALASPDVDSNVVDDITVDASAMHAEGNAPPAHDAPVQAKAPSRAEVLDVPPRILIAPPPGQSMGVTRRPFLFADVLASVQVQDPSPADASIANAAESASVAPVEPSFASSSELAADASTPADAETTVGMPTEASSANPVVGAAESPAELPVEVAFAAPVESREADLASHDELSPPAADAFAPPNPMADAGEAASKPHYVLRADGTWARAEPDAVAQTDAPAPASADSESSPAPMSARSGEVPAIPSFASLGASASQGAPFGPSAAAEPRAASFAADAPYALPAPREPVDYDLPSLELLSPATSQDVANVVSDEALAAVGQLIEQRLAEFKVPVTVVGASAGPVITRFEVEPAVGVRGAQVVGLMKDLARALGVTSIRVVETIPGKTCMGLELPNAQRQMIRLSEILTAPAFDTHRSHLALAMGKDITGEPVVADLARAPHLLVAGTTGSGKSVAVNAMILSLLYKATPDDVRLIMIDPKMLELSVYGGIPHLLAPVVTDMKQAAHALNWCVGEMEKRYRLMSALGVRNLAGYNEKIDVARAAGEKVSNPFSLTPDAPEPLDRLPFIVVVIDELADLMMVAGKKIEELIARLAQKARAAGIHLILATQRPSVDVITGLIKANIPTRVAFQVSSKIDSRTILDQMGAESLLGQGDMLFLPPGTGYPQRVHGAFVADDEVHRVVQHWQQYGEPDYDEAILAGDPAEAASGDLFGDSPGDAEADPLYDEAAAFVLNSRRASISAVQRQLRIGYNRAARLIEQMETAGLVSPMGRNGAREVVAPGD; this is translated from the coding sequence ATGGGGTTTGGCTGGTTCGGACTGTCGACGTTTTGGTTGCTGGCATTGTGCTGGCCTGGCGTACGGGGTCTGCTTGGCGGTGAGATTCGACTCTTCGGCCCCGGCACCCTGCGCATGTTGCTTGGCGTGCCGCTTACGATGGTGTCGAGCGCCACGCTGGCCGCATTGACGGGCGGCGACGGCAACACAGCCGGCGGCAGCGTCGGTCAATCGCTTTCCCACGGTCTGCACGTCGCGCTGGGCGGCACGCTCGCGATGGGTGTCGCCGGCTTCGTCCTTCTCTTTTCTCTTCCCCTGGTTTTCGGCACCACATGGTGGGGCATGTTCGCACGCGCGAAGCCTGTCGACGACGATGACGACGAGTCGCCTTATGAGTCGCGCCTTGCCGCTGGCGGTCGTCAACCGGTGCGCGGTCTGTCGCAGATGTCGTTCGACGCCATGCACGAGCGCACGGCGGAACGCGGCGAGCGTGGCGAACGCTTCACGCCGACGTTGGGACAGGGACATCACAATGTCGGCCATCTTGCCGAGGAGCCGGTGCCGCGCCGTCGCGGGCTTGCGGCACAGCCGCGCTGGAAACTGACCGACGAAGAGCGCGCGCGGCTCGACGCCATGCAGCCGCCGCCGCTCGCCACACGCGGTGCGCCGCGTGCCGAACCCACGTTCAAGCATGGCGCAACGGCGCGCACGACGGGAAAGGGCGCTTCAGCCGGCCGCTCGGGGGCGGTCGCCGTCGGTGTCGCGGGCGCGGCTTCGACCCACGCCGCAGCGGGCACGCTCAAGCCGGCCTCGGGCGCACCCCTCGACGCAGCGTCGGCGGCCTCCGCCGATCCTTTGCACGCTACCTCGATTCCCGGCGCCGCCGGTTATCGCCGGCCGGTCGGGATGGCGCCGGCGCATCTGCGCGGCACGATCGTGCGCAGTCCGTTCCGCAAGCCGCAGCTCGGTCTGGAGGATGTGCCGCCGCGCGGCACGGCGCCTGTTCCGGCCGGTTCATCGCCGGCGGTTGAGGCCGCCCTTACGAGCAATACTGCCGCTAATCGCCCCGAGGCGTCCCCTGTGCGGACGTCGGCTCCGATTCGGGGTGCGGCGTCGTGGTCGGCGATGGATGCTGCATCGCCACTGACGTCCGACGCCACCGAATTTTCCCCCCTCGATTTGTCCACCAAGGCAACGCCGGAAGAGGCGCCCATCGTCGCACCGTCGGAACCGAGCCCAGAGATGCTCGCCGCGCAGGAAGCCGAGCGAGCCGCCGAACTGGCGCGAGTCCAGGCGCTGGCCGCTCTGCGTGAGGAAGCCGAAGCGTTGCTTCGTGACTTGCGAGTGTGGTCGTCTGGCGCTGCCGAGGAGGCGGAACTCGCTGCGGAAGCACCTGCAGCGCTGGCGTCTCCCGACGTCGACAGCAACGTCGTGGATGACATCACCGTCGACGCGAGCGCGATGCACGCCGAGGGTAATGCACCGCCGGCGCACGATGCCCCAGTGCAAGCGAAAGCGCCGTCGCGCGCGGAGGTGCTGGACGTTCCGCCAAGGATATTGATCGCGCCGCCGCCCGGGCAGTCGATGGGCGTCACCCGCCGTCCGTTCCTGTTTGCCGATGTGCTGGCCAGCGTGCAAGTGCAGGACCCGTCGCCTGCGGATGCCTCCATCGCAAACGCCGCCGAAAGCGCGAGCGTGGCGCCGGTGGAGCCTTCGTTTGCCTCGTCGTCCGAACTGGCGGCGGACGCGTCGACGCCTGCAGATGCCGAGACGACCGTCGGCATGCCAACGGAAGCCTCATCCGCCAATCCCGTCGTCGGAGCGGCCGAGTCACCGGCCGAGTTGCCGGTTGAGGTGGCGTTTGCCGCACCGGTCGAGTCCCGCGAAGCGGACCTTGCATCGCATGACGAGCTTTCGCCGCCGGCGGCGGATGCATTCGCGCCACCGAACCCGATGGCCGATGCCGGCGAGGCGGCGTCCAAACCTCACTACGTTCTGCGTGCCGACGGCACCTGGGCGCGCGCGGAACCGGATGCTGTCGCGCAGACCGATGCGCCCGCGCCAGCCTCCGCGGACTCGGAGTCGTCGCCGGCGCCGATGTCCGCCAGGTCCGGCGAGGTACCCGCCATCCCGTCGTTCGCCTCGCTCGGCGCGTCGGCATCACAGGGGGCGCCGTTCGGTCCGTCGGCGGCCGCCGAGCCGCGCGCCGCGAGCTTCGCGGCGGACGCCCCGTATGCGCTTCCCGCCCCGCGCGAGCCCGTCGACTACGATCTTCCCTCGCTCGAGTTGCTGAGTCCGGCGACGTCGCAGGATGTGGCGAACGTCGTGTCCGACGAGGCGCTCGCCGCCGTCGGTCAACTGATCGAGCAACGCCTTGCCGAATTCAAGGTGCCGGTGACGGTGGTGGGCGCGTCGGCCGGGCCGGTGATCACGCGCTTCGAAGTCGAACCGGCGGTGGGCGTGCGCGGCGCGCAGGTCGTCGGTCTCATGAAGGATCTGGCGCGAGCGCTGGGCGTCACATCGATTCGCGTGGTCGAGACGATCCCCGGCAAGACCTGCATGGGGCTCGAGTTGCCGAACGCGCAACGGCAGATGATTCGCCTGTCCGAAATCCTGACGGCGCCGGCCTTCGATACGCACCGATCGCACCTGGCGCTCGCGATGGGCAAGGACATCACGGGCGAGCCCGTGGTGGCCGACCTCGCGCGTGCACCGCACCTGCTGGTGGCGGGCACGACCGGCTCGGGCAAGTCGGTGGCGGTCAACGCCATGATCCTGTCGCTCCTATACAAGGCCACGCCGGACGACGTGCGCCTCATCATGATCGACCCGAAGATGCTGGAGCTGTCGGTCTATGGCGGCATTCCGCACCTGCTCGCGCCGGTCGTCACCGACATGAAGCAGGCGGCGCACGCCCTGAACTGGTGCGTTGGCGAAATGGAAAAGCGCTACCGGCTGATGTCGGCGCTCGGCGTACGAAACCTGGCCGGCTACAACGAGAAGATCGATGTGGCGCGCGCCGCGGGCGAGAAGGTGAGCAATCCGTTCTCGCTCACGCCCGATGCGCCCGAACCGCTCGATCGCCTGCCGTTCATCGTGGTGGTGATCGACGAACTCGCCGACCTCATGATGGTCGCGGGCAAGAAGATCGAAGAACTCATCGCGCGTCTCGCGCAGAAGGCGCGCGCCGCGGGCATTCATCTGATTCTCGCGACACAGCGCCCGTCGGTCGACGTCATCACCGGTCTCATCAAGGCGAACATTCCGACGCGCGTGGCGTTCCAGGTGTCGTCGAAGATCGATTCGCGCACGATTCTCGACCAGATGGGCGCGGAATCGCTGCTCGGACAGGGCGACATGCTGTTCCTGCCACCGGGCACGGGCTATCCGCAACGCGTGCATGGCGCGTTCGTGGCCGATGACGAAGTGCACCGCGTGGTGCAGCATTGGCAGCAGTATGGCGAGCCAGATTACGACGAGGCGATTCTCGCGGGCGATCCGGCCGAAGCCGCCTCGGGCGACCTGTTCGGCGATTCGCCGGGCGACGCCGAAGCCGATCCGCTCTATGACGAAGCGGCAGCGTTCGTGCTCAACTCGCGACGCGCGTCGATCTCCGCCGTGCAGCGTCAATTGCGCATCGGGTACAACCGGGCGGCGCGTCTCATCGAGCAGATGGAGACCGCCGGGCTGGTCAGTCCGATGGGGCGCAACGGGGCCCGGGAAGTGGTTGCGCCGGGCGACTAA
- a CDS encoding ABC transporter substrate-binding protein, which yields MQFRFKLMAGAVAFALSASMAVAADPIKIGVSGPFTGGSSSMGVSMRDGVRLAAAEINKAGGVLGRQIVLVERDEEAKNERGVQVAQELINKEKVVATVGYINTGVALASQRFYQDAKIPVFNNVATGTVITEQFKPPQYPDNYVFRNSAKDSIQAPMIVEEAITRRGFKKPAILADSTNYGQLGREDLEKALKAKGITPVAVEKFNIKDVDMTAQLLKAKQAGADVILTYGIGPELAQIANGMAKLGWKLPIVGSWTLAMANYIDNSGVNGEGARMPQTFIQEPNTPKRKAFIDGYLAMFKPKNNRIDSAVSAAQGYDSIYLLAAAIKQAGSTDGPKVRAALEDLKTPVEGVVTTYDHPFTHDDHDAITANIPVFGEVKGGRVVYAYDTDLKAGSKVREKTAGK from the coding sequence ATGCAATTCCGATTCAAGCTGATGGCTGGCGCCGTGGCATTTGCGCTGTCTGCCTCCATGGCCGTCGCGGCCGATCCGATCAAGATCGGCGTGTCCGGCCCGTTCACCGGCGGCTCGTCGTCGATGGGCGTTTCCATGCGCGATGGCGTGCGTCTGGCTGCCGCGGAAATCAACAAGGCGGGCGGCGTGCTCGGTCGTCAGATCGTGCTGGTCGAGCGCGACGAAGAAGCCAAGAACGAACGCGGCGTGCAAGTCGCTCAGGAACTGATCAACAAGGAAAAGGTGGTTGCCACCGTCGGCTACATCAACACCGGCGTGGCGCTCGCCTCGCAGCGTTTCTACCAGGACGCCAAGATTCCGGTGTTCAACAACGTGGCCACCGGCACCGTCATCACCGAGCAGTTCAAGCCGCCCCAGTACCCCGACAACTACGTCTTCCGCAACTCGGCCAAGGACAGCATCCAGGCGCCGATGATCGTGGAAGAGGCCATTACGCGCCGCGGCTTCAAGAAACCGGCGATTCTGGCCGACTCGACCAACTACGGTCAGCTCGGCCGCGAGGACCTCGAGAAGGCGCTCAAGGCGAAGGGCATCACGCCGGTCGCCGTCGAGAAGTTCAACATCAAGGACGTCGACATGACGGCGCAGTTGCTCAAGGCCAAGCAGGCCGGCGCCGACGTGATCCTCACCTACGGCATTGGTCCGGAACTGGCGCAGATCGCCAACGGCATGGCCAAGCTCGGCTGGAAGCTGCCGATCGTTGGTAGCTGGACGCTTGCGATGGCGAACTACATCGACAACTCGGGCGTCAACGGCGAAGGCGCGCGCATGCCGCAAACCTTCATTCAGGAACCGAACACACCCAAGCGCAAGGCCTTCATCGACGGCTACCTGGCCATGTTCAAGCCGAAGAACAACCGCATCGACTCGGCGGTCTCGGCCGCGCAGGGCTACGACTCGATCTATCTGCTCGCCGCCGCCATCAAGCAGGCCGGCAGCACGGACGGCCCGAAGGTGCGCGCCGCGCTGGAAGACCTGAAGACGCCGGTCGAGGGGGTGGTCACGACGTACGATCATCCGTTTACGCATGACGATCACGACGCGATCACCGCCAACATTCCGGTGTTCGGCGAAGTGAAGGGCGGCCGTGTGGTGTATGCCTACGACACCGATCTGAAGGCCGGCAGCAAGGTTCGCGAGAAGACGGCCGGCAAGTAA
- a CDS encoding branched-chain amino acid ABC transporter permease: MTILIQLIYSGIALGMIYAVIAFGYQLTFATSGTLNFGQGEALMLGALVGLTLVDTLGLNYWLMIPIVCLFGLVQGALVERIGVKPALRIKSEFGWIMSTIALGIIFRNVAENVWGRDDLKFPSPLPEAPVNLLGANVLPMELLVVVGALLMMAAVEFFNRRSIYGKAVVATANDRDAAGLMGINTGLVITFSYALSSMAAAFAGVLVAPLTLTGATMGAVLGLKAFAVAIIGGLSSGMGVLVGGVILGVAETTTAFYLSTGYKDVPGLVLLLLVLAVKPAGLFGKTAIKKV; this comes from the coding sequence ATGACCATCCTGATTCAACTCATCTACAGCGGTATCGCGCTGGGGATGATCTACGCCGTGATCGCCTTCGGTTACCAACTGACTTTCGCGACGTCCGGCACCCTGAATTTCGGTCAGGGCGAAGCGCTGATGCTCGGCGCACTGGTCGGCCTCACGCTGGTCGACACCCTGGGTCTGAACTACTGGCTGATGATCCCCATCGTCTGTCTGTTCGGGCTGGTGCAAGGCGCGCTCGTCGAGCGCATCGGCGTCAAACCGGCGTTGCGAATCAAGTCCGAGTTCGGCTGGATCATGTCCACCATTGCGCTGGGCATCATCTTTCGCAACGTCGCGGAAAACGTGTGGGGCCGCGACGATCTGAAATTCCCGTCGCCGCTGCCGGAAGCACCCGTGAACCTGCTCGGCGCCAACGTGTTGCCGATGGAGTTGCTCGTGGTCGTGGGGGCACTGCTCATGATGGCGGCCGTCGAGTTCTTCAACCGGCGCTCCATCTACGGCAAGGCTGTCGTGGCAACGGCCAACGATCGCGACGCCGCCGGACTCATGGGCATCAACACCGGTCTCGTGATCACGTTCTCGTACGCGCTCTCGTCGATGGCGGCCGCATTCGCCGGCGTGCTCGTGGCGCCGCTCACACTCACGGGCGCAACCATGGGTGCGGTGCTCGGCCTCAAGGCCTTCGCCGTGGCGATCATCGGCGGGCTCTCGAGCGGCATGGGGGTGCTCGTGGGCGGCGTGATTCTCGGCGTGGCCGAAACCACCACCGCGTTTTATCTCTCGACCGGGTACAAGGACGTACCGGGTCTCGTGCTGCTGCTGCTTGTGCTGGCCGTGAAGCCGGCGGGCCTGTTCGGCAAGACCGCCATCAAGAAGGTGTGA
- a CDS encoding ABC transporter permease subunit, whose protein sequence is MTAQTSSSRADRNLGGLRVTTKLAAIVAVLALFGFPLAVGNPYYIHMIETIMIYAILLFGLDIVVGYTGQVSLGHAGLFGIGAYVAGVFFAKLGLTLWLALPAAILITAAFGAVLALPALRVIGPYLAMVTLAFGTIIQILINEMDFLTAGPLGIKLTKPLIGGHPIDEVEYYWLVAVLLLLSMLVAHRILKSHLGRAFEALRDSPVASDCMGVSVYRYKVYAFVISAGFAGLAGSLYAYSEQYISPNTYNFELTILFLLAVIMGGRKTRSGSLLGAAIIVLLPQLLDDIGIFRVVATAIAAVTTVVAIAAIAKGRTTLAKAAVPVVGTIALAVVTWWRDSITDWRLTIFGLMILFVVYYLPDGIVGFLRSRLLHRRRTSTVSATQVDESSAGDADPVLAAAASGPEELLKVRQLLMQFDGLKALNQVDLTVKRGTIHGLIGPNGSGKSTMMNVLTGIYVPTAGNIEFAGQSLAGRTSSDIALSGVARTFQNVQLFGEMTALENVLVGLHHTFDSTLVDVSLRLPRYKREEDGARARAMRLLDFVGLAALADEEARNLPYGKQRLLEIARALALDPRLLLLDEPAAGLTAPDIRELLAIIRKIRDHGITVILIEHHMDVVMSTCQTVSVLDFGQKIAEGLPAQIQADPKVIEAYLGGASTAH, encoded by the coding sequence ATGACCGCACAGACCTCTTCCTCACGTGCGGACCGCAATCTCGGTGGTCTGCGCGTGACCACGAAGCTCGCCGCGATCGTGGCTGTCCTGGCGTTGTTCGGTTTCCCGCTGGCCGTCGGCAATCCATACTACATCCACATGATCGAGACGATCATGATCTACGCGATCCTGCTCTTCGGGCTGGACATCGTCGTGGGCTACACCGGGCAAGTGTCGCTGGGCCACGCGGGCCTGTTCGGCATCGGCGCCTATGTGGCGGGCGTGTTCTTCGCGAAGCTCGGACTGACGCTGTGGCTGGCGCTGCCCGCGGCGATCCTGATCACCGCGGCGTTCGGCGCCGTGCTCGCGTTGCCCGCGCTGCGCGTGATCGGTCCGTATCTGGCCATGGTGACGCTGGCGTTCGGCACCATCATCCAGATTCTCATCAACGAGATGGATTTCCTCACGGCGGGCCCGTTGGGCATCAAGCTCACGAAGCCGCTCATCGGCGGGCACCCGATCGACGAAGTCGAATACTACTGGCTCGTCGCCGTGCTGCTGTTGCTGAGCATGCTCGTGGCGCATCGCATCCTGAAGTCGCATCTCGGCCGCGCGTTCGAAGCGCTGCGCGATTCACCCGTGGCCTCCGACTGCATGGGCGTGTCGGTGTATCGCTACAAGGTCTATGCGTTCGTGATCAGCGCCGGCTTTGCCGGTCTGGCGGGCAGCCTCTATGCGTATTCCGAGCAGTACATCTCGCCGAACACGTACAACTTCGAGCTCACGATCCTGTTCCTGCTCGCCGTGATCATGGGCGGGCGCAAGACGCGCAGCGGCTCGCTGCTGGGCGCGGCCATCATCGTGCTGCTGCCGCAGTTGCTCGACGATATCGGCATTTTCCGAGTCGTCGCGACGGCGATTGCCGCCGTGACGACGGTCGTCGCCATCGCCGCGATCGCCAAGGGACGCACGACGCTTGCCAAGGCCGCCGTGCCGGTCGTCGGCACGATCGCGCTGGCGGTCGTCACATGGTGGCGCGACAGCATCACCGACTGGCGCCTGACGATCTTCGGCCTGATGATCCTGTTCGTGGTGTACTACCTGCCCGACGGCATCGTCGGCTTCCTGCGCTCGCGCCTTCTGCATCGCCGTCGCACGTCGACCGTTTCGGCCACGCAGGTCGACGAGTCGAGCGCCGGGGATGCGGACCCGGTGCTCGCCGCGGCGGCCAGCGGCCCCGAGGAATTGCTCAAGGTGCGTCAGTTGCTCATGCAGTTCGACGGCCTGAAGGCGCTCAATCAGGTCGATCTGACCGTCAAGCGCGGCACGATTCACGGGCTGATCGGCCCTAACGGCTCGGGCAAGAGCACGATGATGAACGTGCTGACGGGCATCTACGTGCCGACGGCGGGCAACATCGAGTTCGCCGGACAATCGCTCGCGGGACGGACGTCGTCGGATATCGCTCTCTCGGGTGTGGCGCGCACTTTCCAGAATGTGCAGCTCTTCGGTGAAATGACGGCGCTCGAGAACGTGCTCGTGGGCCTGCATCACACGTTCGACTCGACGCTGGTCGATGTCTCGCTGCGACTGCCGCGCTACAAGCGCGAGGAAGATGGCGCTCGCGCGCGTGCGATGCGTCTGCTCGATTTCGTGGGGCTGGCAGCGCTTGCCGACGAGGAAGCACGCAACCTGCCGTACGGCAAGCAGCGCCTGCTCGAAATCGCTCGCGCACTGGCGCTCGATCCGCGTCTGCTGCTGCTGGACGAACCGGCGGCCGGTCTCACCGCGCCCGATATCCGCGAACTGCTCGCGATCATTCGCAAGATCCGCGACCACGGCATCACGGTCATCCTGATCGAACACCACATGGACGTGGTGATGAGCACCTGCCAGACGGTGTCCGTGCTCGACTTCGGGCAGAAGATCGCCGAGGGGTTGCCGGCGCAGATCCAGGCCGATCCGAAGGTGATCGAAGCGTATCTGGGCGGCGCATCGACCGCGCACTGA